In one Dermacentor variabilis isolate Ectoservices chromosome 4, ASM5094787v1, whole genome shotgun sequence genomic region, the following are encoded:
- the dos gene encoding daughter of sevenless isoform X2, protein MEVVYEGWLVKSPPERRIRRAKWRRRWFVLRPSGQVPQQYVLEYYTDQTYRKLKGTIDLDQCDQVDAELEVVTKSKYMFDIKTSKRTYYLVADSEAIMNNWVDCICKVCGLRMQVETEGASEEAKAEPSSEPPKQSLPSDESPTPAEPAPPPLSAAADHPSSLSNDDSNPYIPISECITGKPVGNGLPQSCPETQLVDFYDTPRCSTGRTSPDPVMDAMCRMPRPPEKPMRELRGASLLDSTVPAPKVNWNTYPKDSSLPGMATSSQAMSYDPVPPLRPTSSREDVVEPAASQSSNVYNGDTLGRAGLTLRKAGRAGMAVPPAPLTRQDATEESYDRPSATRPSSASQNAGSAADITGDEVIPPRPPKPPNIRIRPVASCYDVPPPPSQPPRMLQQDSYDVPRSAGGMRDGYSVPPCPQHVLRHEAYDVPAAPSRGPYELYDLPRSAEPVPRTTSSGIPLPPRLSLDETYDFPKSSLSPDGLSLSVPAPAAPGSRKHAYCNAPVGTFSSRENVFNYEYKPSFTEFVAKDDAEVQQLPPGAYANVSSTSPGTPNLTAVPPAINRGLKPRKASTEGTSPGGHVFPLAPPPANRSRSHTTPSRPRQRSKGDLLAPDEDSWSNASSSRRNSTNDDPGIRQLSAGAKKKAEIQYLDLDLDSDPGPTQSPRSPEQRTGGGTGTVYRTVDFVKTKAFNTTRQDVEESYRSHKDGEPCK, encoded by the exons GTGGATGCTGAGCTGGAGGTGGTGACAAAGTCCAAGTACATGTTTGACATAAAGACATCGAAGCGAACATACTATCTTGTGGCTGATTCAGAAGCGATCATGAATAACTGGGTGGACTGCATCTGTAAGGTCTGCGGCCTACGCATGCAGGTTGAAACAG AGGGCGCCTCGGAAGAAGCAAAAGCTGAGCCATCGTCAGAGCCTCCCAAACAGTCTTTGCCAAGTGATGAAAGCCCAACTCCTGCAGAGCCTGCACCACCCCCACTCTCTGCAGCTGCTGACCATCCAAGTAGCCTTTCAAACGATGACTCCAATCCATATATTCCTATCAGTGAATGCATTACTGGAAAGCCTGTCGGTAATGGGCTTCCACAGTCATGTCCCGAGACCCAACTGGTCGATTTTTATGACACCCCTCGATGCAGCACAGGCAGAACATCTCCAGATCCTGTTATGGATGCTATGTGCCGAATGCCACGGCCTCCGGAGAAGCCCATGCGTGAACTGAGAGGTGCCAGTCTTCTCGACTCCACTGTACCAGCCCCTAAGGTCAACTGGAACACGTATCCAAAAGACTCTTCACTGCCAGGAATGGCTACCAGTAGCCAAGCAATGAGCTATGACCCTGTGCCTCCACTGCGACCTACGAGCAGTCGGGAAGATGTCGTTGAGCCGGCTGCTTCTCAGAGCAGTAATGTGTACAATGGGGATACCCTTGGCAGGGCTGGCCTCACTCTGCGTAAAGCGGGACGTGCTGGAATGGCAGTGCCTCCTGCACCACTTACCAGGCAGGATGCTACCGAAGAGTCCTATGACCGGCCATCTGCCACACGGCCTTCCTCTGCCTCCCAAAATGCAGGCAGTGCAGCAGACATCACAGGCGATGAAGTCATACCTCCACGGCCACCAAAACCACCCAACATCCGGATCCGGCCAGTGGCCAGTTGTTACGACGTGCCTCCACCTCCCTCACAGCCACCACGAATGTTGCAGCAGGACTCGTACGATGTGCCACGTTCGGCTGGTGGAATGCGTGATGGTTACAGTGTTCCTCCGTGTCCACAGCATGTGCTGCGACACGAGGCTTACGACGTTCCTGCAGCACCATCCAGGGGACCGTATGAGCTGTACGACCTGCCGAGGTCAGCAGAGCCGGTGCCTAGAACGACATCCAGTGGCATCCCGCTTCCTCCACGCCTCTCGCTGGACGAGACATATGATTTTCCAAAGTCCTCACTGAGTCCTGATGGCTTAAGCTTATCAGTCCCTGCCCCAGCAGCACCAGGTTCGAGGAAACATGCTTACTGCAATGCTCCTGTAGGGACATTCAGTAGCAGGGAAAATGTCTTCAACTATGAGTACAAGCCATCATTCACAGAGTTTGTGGCAAAGGACGATGCAGAGGTGCAACAGCTGCCCCCTGGTGCCTATGCCAATGTCTCCTCTACTAGTCCCGGTACACCCAACCTCACTGCTGTGCCACCTGCCATAAACCGTGGCCTGAAGCCAAGAAAAGCTTCAACTGAAGGTACCTCACCAG GTGGCCATGTGTTTCCTCTAGCTCCTCCTCCTGCGAACAGAAGCCGCAGCCACACCACTCCCAGCAGGCCAAG GCAGAGAAGTAAAGGTGACTTGCTGGCACCTGATGAAGATAGCTGGTCAAATGCCAGCAGTAGCCGACGAAACTCCACAAACGATGACCCG GGCATAAGGCAACTCAGTGCAGGAGCAAAGAAGAAAGCAGAGATCCAGTACCTTGACTTGGACTTAGACTCCGATCCAGGGCCAACACAAAGCCCAAGATCACCAGAGCAGCGCACCGGTGGTGGAACTGGCACTGTTTACAGAACAGTAGATTTTGTCAAGACCAAGGCCTTCAACACAACACGGCAGGACGTTGAAGAGTCCTATCGCAGTCACAAGGACGGTGAACCGTGCAAGTGA
- the dos gene encoding daughter of sevenless isoform X1 produces the protein MRRGRNGLFAATDKASKSISPALRARKWRRRWFVLRPSGQVPQQYVLEYYTDQTYRKLKGTIDLDQCDQVDAELEVVTKSKYMFDIKTSKRTYYLVADSEAIMNNWVDCICKVCGLRMQVETEGASEEAKAEPSSEPPKQSLPSDESPTPAEPAPPPLSAAADHPSSLSNDDSNPYIPISECITGKPVGNGLPQSCPETQLVDFYDTPRCSTGRTSPDPVMDAMCRMPRPPEKPMRELRGASLLDSTVPAPKVNWNTYPKDSSLPGMATSSQAMSYDPVPPLRPTSSREDVVEPAASQSSNVYNGDTLGRAGLTLRKAGRAGMAVPPAPLTRQDATEESYDRPSATRPSSASQNAGSAADITGDEVIPPRPPKPPNIRIRPVASCYDVPPPPSQPPRMLQQDSYDVPRSAGGMRDGYSVPPCPQHVLRHEAYDVPAAPSRGPYELYDLPRSAEPVPRTTSSGIPLPPRLSLDETYDFPKSSLSPDGLSLSVPAPAAPGSRKHAYCNAPVGTFSSRENVFNYEYKPSFTEFVAKDDAEVQQLPPGAYANVSSTSPGTPNLTAVPPAINRGLKPRKASTEGTSPGGHVFPLAPPPANRSRSHTTPSRPRQRSKGDLLAPDEDSWSNASSSRRNSTNDDPGIRQLSAGAKKKAEIQYLDLDLDSDPGPTQSPRSPEQRTGGGTGTVYRTVDFVKTKAFNTTRQDVEESYRSHKDGEPCK, from the exons GTGGATGCTGAGCTGGAGGTGGTGACAAAGTCCAAGTACATGTTTGACATAAAGACATCGAAGCGAACATACTATCTTGTGGCTGATTCAGAAGCGATCATGAATAACTGGGTGGACTGCATCTGTAAGGTCTGCGGCCTACGCATGCAGGTTGAAACAG AGGGCGCCTCGGAAGAAGCAAAAGCTGAGCCATCGTCAGAGCCTCCCAAACAGTCTTTGCCAAGTGATGAAAGCCCAACTCCTGCAGAGCCTGCACCACCCCCACTCTCTGCAGCTGCTGACCATCCAAGTAGCCTTTCAAACGATGACTCCAATCCATATATTCCTATCAGTGAATGCATTACTGGAAAGCCTGTCGGTAATGGGCTTCCACAGTCATGTCCCGAGACCCAACTGGTCGATTTTTATGACACCCCTCGATGCAGCACAGGCAGAACATCTCCAGATCCTGTTATGGATGCTATGTGCCGAATGCCACGGCCTCCGGAGAAGCCCATGCGTGAACTGAGAGGTGCCAGTCTTCTCGACTCCACTGTACCAGCCCCTAAGGTCAACTGGAACACGTATCCAAAAGACTCTTCACTGCCAGGAATGGCTACCAGTAGCCAAGCAATGAGCTATGACCCTGTGCCTCCACTGCGACCTACGAGCAGTCGGGAAGATGTCGTTGAGCCGGCTGCTTCTCAGAGCAGTAATGTGTACAATGGGGATACCCTTGGCAGGGCTGGCCTCACTCTGCGTAAAGCGGGACGTGCTGGAATGGCAGTGCCTCCTGCACCACTTACCAGGCAGGATGCTACCGAAGAGTCCTATGACCGGCCATCTGCCACACGGCCTTCCTCTGCCTCCCAAAATGCAGGCAGTGCAGCAGACATCACAGGCGATGAAGTCATACCTCCACGGCCACCAAAACCACCCAACATCCGGATCCGGCCAGTGGCCAGTTGTTACGACGTGCCTCCACCTCCCTCACAGCCACCACGAATGTTGCAGCAGGACTCGTACGATGTGCCACGTTCGGCTGGTGGAATGCGTGATGGTTACAGTGTTCCTCCGTGTCCACAGCATGTGCTGCGACACGAGGCTTACGACGTTCCTGCAGCACCATCCAGGGGACCGTATGAGCTGTACGACCTGCCGAGGTCAGCAGAGCCGGTGCCTAGAACGACATCCAGTGGCATCCCGCTTCCTCCACGCCTCTCGCTGGACGAGACATATGATTTTCCAAAGTCCTCACTGAGTCCTGATGGCTTAAGCTTATCAGTCCCTGCCCCAGCAGCACCAGGTTCGAGGAAACATGCTTACTGCAATGCTCCTGTAGGGACATTCAGTAGCAGGGAAAATGTCTTCAACTATGAGTACAAGCCATCATTCACAGAGTTTGTGGCAAAGGACGATGCAGAGGTGCAACAGCTGCCCCCTGGTGCCTATGCCAATGTCTCCTCTACTAGTCCCGGTACACCCAACCTCACTGCTGTGCCACCTGCCATAAACCGTGGCCTGAAGCCAAGAAAAGCTTCAACTGAAGGTACCTCACCAG GTGGCCATGTGTTTCCTCTAGCTCCTCCTCCTGCGAACAGAAGCCGCAGCCACACCACTCCCAGCAGGCCAAG GCAGAGAAGTAAAGGTGACTTGCTGGCACCTGATGAAGATAGCTGGTCAAATGCCAGCAGTAGCCGACGAAACTCCACAAACGATGACCCG GGCATAAGGCAACTCAGTGCAGGAGCAAAGAAGAAAGCAGAGATCCAGTACCTTGACTTGGACTTAGACTCCGATCCAGGGCCAACACAAAGCCCAAGATCACCAGAGCAGCGCACCGGTGGTGGAACTGGCACTGTTTACAGAACAGTAGATTTTGTCAAGACCAAGGCCTTCAACACAACACGGCAGGACGTTGAAGAGTCCTATCGCAGTCACAAGGACGGTGAACCGTGCAAGTGA